From the Corallococcus caeni genome, one window contains:
- a CDS encoding amino acid adenylation domain-containing protein, whose translation MTSPSDDKRALLAKLLQEKVAAPRRAPLSFAQERMWFLEQWSPGGASLNMPVAVRLTGELQAPVLQRALQALVLRHEALRTTFSLADGRPVQVVVPTLEAALPVEDLEALAPPEREARAVQRVAEVAREPFDLGRGPLFRARLFRLSAREHLLLFAMHHGVSDAWSMGVVVRELTALYAAFLEGKASTLPPLPLQYGDYAGWQRRTQEGAEAEARLAWWRERIDAHALLELPTDKPRPAVLGTRGAREALQLPAALTADLKAFARKEGRTLFVTLLAAFQTLLHRYTGQEDLAVGTPVANRPRAELEGLIGLFVNTVVLRTDLSGAPSFRELLARLQPVALDAFAREELPFERLVDALKPGRDPSRAPLFQVMFVLQNAPLPPLEAPGLQLEARPVDTGSAQFDLTLIAEDLPQGLRLTAEYATDLFEPGTVRRMLAHLSRLLEGALAAPQEPLSRLPLLTPDEREQVLGTWSGGNAPYPHEDGLHTLFEAQARRTPDAVALSFEGESLSFRQLDARANQWAWHLRGLGVGPETYVGLCASRSFDMVVGMLATLKAGGAYVPLDPTYPAARLAFMLQDSAVKVLLAHRPLLAGLPPAPGARAVCFEDGAPDADTSRAPPGTPLPDGPAYVIYTSGSTGQPKGVVATHRAACNLVVHEARVSELGPGSRVLQFSNPGFDVSVEEIFATLTAGGTLCLAPVERLMPGEPLHQLLKQQAITVLNATPTALAATDATGLPALRTVFSGGEACTAELVARWGEGRRFINGYGPTEVTVTATATEVRPEGRAPPLGRPIPNVRVYVLDARLSPVPVGVPAELCVGGVGLARGYLNLPGTTAERFVPDPYASEAGARLYRTGDRVRWRADGELEFLGRLDGQVKLRGFRIELGEIEAALRQHTAVEEAAVLIQDTPAGGQRLVAWLVPATAGPPPTAKALHVFLQERLPPHMVPSAFVAVPAFPLTANGKLDVRALPPPTSGQLDSGRTFEAPRTEREEQLARLWSEVLQVERVGLDDPFFELGGNSLLALRLHQRLRAELGVELPLTVLFQHSTVRALAERMAQGGGSDSGAKSGRDRSRRRQAFARRMVAAPARDEDDPDLEPELDLERDGDGDV comes from the coding sequence ATGACGTCACCCTCGGACGACAAGCGGGCCCTGCTGGCGAAGCTCCTCCAGGAGAAGGTCGCGGCCCCCAGGCGCGCTCCGCTCTCCTTCGCGCAGGAACGGATGTGGTTCCTCGAGCAGTGGAGCCCGGGTGGAGCGTCGCTGAACATGCCGGTGGCCGTGCGGCTCACGGGCGAGCTCCAGGCGCCGGTGCTCCAGCGCGCGCTCCAGGCGCTGGTGCTCCGCCATGAGGCGCTGCGCACCACCTTCTCGCTGGCGGACGGACGGCCCGTGCAGGTCGTCGTCCCCACGCTGGAGGCGGCGCTCCCGGTGGAGGACCTGGAGGCGCTTGCCCCGCCAGAGCGGGAGGCCCGGGCCGTCCAGCGCGTCGCGGAGGTGGCCCGTGAGCCCTTCGACCTGGGACGGGGGCCGCTGTTCCGGGCGCGCCTCTTCCGGCTGTCCGCGCGCGAGCACCTGCTGCTCTTCGCCATGCACCACGGGGTGTCGGACGCCTGGTCCATGGGCGTCGTCGTCCGCGAGCTGACGGCGCTCTACGCGGCCTTCCTGGAGGGGAAGGCCTCCACTCTGCCGCCGCTGCCGTTGCAGTACGGCGACTACGCCGGCTGGCAGCGCCGGACCCAGGAGGGCGCGGAGGCGGAGGCGCGACTCGCCTGGTGGCGCGAGCGTATCGACGCCCACGCGCTGCTGGAGCTGCCCACGGACAAGCCGCGTCCGGCGGTGCTGGGCACGCGCGGCGCGCGCGAAGCGCTCCAATTGCCCGCCGCGCTCACCGCGGACCTCAAGGCCTTCGCCCGGAAGGAAGGCCGCACGCTGTTCGTCACCCTGCTGGCCGCGTTCCAGACCCTGCTCCACCGCTACACCGGCCAGGAGGACCTCGCCGTCGGAACGCCCGTGGCCAACCGTCCCCGCGCGGAGCTGGAGGGGCTCATCGGCCTGTTCGTCAACACGGTCGTCCTGCGCACGGACCTGTCGGGCGCCCCGTCGTTCCGGGAGCTGCTGGCGCGGCTCCAGCCGGTGGCGCTCGACGCCTTCGCCCGCGAGGAGCTCCCCTTCGAGCGGCTGGTGGACGCCCTCAAGCCGGGCCGCGACCCGAGCCGCGCGCCCCTCTTCCAGGTGATGTTCGTCCTCCAGAACGCACCGCTGCCGCCCCTGGAGGCGCCCGGCCTGCAACTGGAGGCGCGTCCGGTGGACACGGGCTCCGCCCAGTTCGACCTGACGCTCATCGCCGAGGACCTGCCCCAGGGGCTGCGCCTCACCGCAGAGTACGCCACGGACCTGTTCGAGCCCGGCACCGTCCGCCGGATGCTGGCGCACCTGAGCCGCCTCCTGGAGGGCGCCCTGGCCGCGCCGCAGGAGCCCCTGTCGCGGCTGCCCCTGCTCACCCCGGACGAGCGCGAGCAGGTGCTGGGGACGTGGAGCGGCGGCAATGCGCCCTACCCGCACGAGGACGGCCTGCACACCCTCTTCGAGGCCCAGGCGCGCCGCACGCCCGACGCCGTCGCGCTCAGCTTCGAGGGGGAATCGCTGAGCTTCCGGCAGCTGGACGCTCGCGCCAACCAGTGGGCCTGGCACCTGCGCGGGCTGGGCGTGGGGCCGGAGACGTACGTCGGGCTGTGCGCCTCGCGTTCGTTCGACATGGTGGTGGGCATGCTCGCGACGCTCAAGGCGGGCGGCGCGTATGTCCCGTTGGATCCGACCTATCCCGCGGCGCGGCTGGCCTTCATGCTCCAGGACTCCGCCGTGAAGGTGCTGCTGGCCCACCGGCCCCTGCTCGCGGGACTGCCTCCCGCGCCGGGCGCGCGCGCGGTGTGCTTCGAGGACGGGGCCCCGGACGCGGACACCTCGCGGGCGCCCCCTGGAACGCCGCTACCGGACGGCCCCGCCTACGTCATCTACACCTCCGGCTCCACCGGCCAGCCCAAGGGCGTCGTGGCCACGCACCGCGCGGCCTGCAACCTGGTGGTGCACGAGGCGCGCGTCAGCGAGCTGGGCCCGGGCTCGCGCGTGCTCCAGTTCTCCAACCCCGGCTTCGACGTGTCCGTGGAGGAGATCTTCGCCACCCTCACCGCCGGCGGCACCCTGTGCCTGGCGCCGGTGGAGCGGCTGATGCCCGGCGAGCCGCTGCACCAGCTGCTGAAGCAGCAGGCCATCACCGTGCTCAACGCCACCCCCACGGCGCTCGCGGCCACCGACGCCACGGGCCTGCCCGCGCTGCGCACCGTCTTCTCCGGCGGCGAGGCGTGCACCGCGGAGCTGGTGGCGCGCTGGGGCGAGGGCCGGCGCTTCATCAACGGCTATGGCCCCACGGAAGTGACGGTGACGGCCACCGCGACGGAGGTCCGCCCGGAGGGCCGCGCGCCGCCGCTCGGCCGCCCCATCCCCAACGTGCGCGTGTACGTGCTGGACGCGCGGCTGTCGCCGGTGCCGGTGGGCGTCCCCGCAGAGCTGTGCGTGGGCGGCGTGGGCCTGGCCCGCGGCTACCTGAACCTGCCGGGCACCACCGCCGAGCGCTTCGTGCCGGATCCCTACGCGTCGGAAGCCGGCGCACGCCTCTACCGCACGGGAGACCGGGTGCGCTGGCGGGCGGACGGGGAGCTGGAGTTCCTGGGCCGGCTGGATGGCCAGGTGAAGCTGCGGGGCTTCCGCATCGAACTGGGAGAGATTGAAGCGGCGCTGCGTCAGCACACCGCGGTGGAGGAGGCCGCCGTGCTCATCCAGGACACGCCCGCGGGGGGCCAGCGGCTCGTCGCGTGGCTCGTCCCGGCCACGGCGGGACCACCGCCCACCGCGAAGGCGCTGCACGTCTTCCTCCAGGAGCGGCTCCCGCCGCACATGGTGCCGTCCGCCTTCGTCGCCGTGCCCGCGTTCCCCCTCACCGCCAACGGCAAGCTGGACGTGCGCGCGCTGCCGCCGCCCACGTCCGGGCAGCTGGACTCGGGGCGCACGTTCGAGGCGCCGCGCACGGAGCGGGAGGAGCAGCTGGCCCGGCTCTGGAGCGAGGTGCTCCAGGTGGAGCGCGTGGGCCTGGATGATCCGTTCTTCGAGCTGGGCGGCAACTCGCTGCTCGCGCTGCGGCTGCACCAGCGGCTGCGCGCGGAGCTGGGCGTGGAGCTGCCGCTGACGGTGCTCTTCCAGCACTCCACGGTCCGGGCCCTGGCGGAGCGCATGGCGCAGGGCGGTGGCTCCGACAGCGGCGCGAAGTCCGGACGCGACCGGTCGCGCCGGCGGCAGGCGTTCGCGCGCAGGATGGTGGCCGCGCCCGCGCGGGACGAGGACGACCCGGACCTGGAGCCGGAGCTGGACCTGGAGCGGGACGGGGATGGCGATGTCTGA